A genomic window from Aurantimicrobium photophilum includes:
- a CDS encoding type II 3-dehydroquinate dehydratase, with protein MARILVLNGPNLGRLGSREPDVYGSQDLAALKVLLEADAPSHEIDLRQTDSEPELMSWLFEAVDTNTAVILNPAAFTHYSYALRDAAAMVTKAGVPLIEVHISNPHSREEFRHNSVISAVATGVIAGFGFDSYRLALAQLTR; from the coding sequence ATGGCACGCATTCTTGTTCTCAACGGCCCCAACCTGGGTCGCCTTGGTTCTCGTGAACCAGATGTTTACGGCAGCCAAGATCTTGCTGCCCTCAAGGTGCTACTCGAAGCTGATGCACCATCACACGAGATTGACCTTCGTCAGACCGATTCTGAGCCTGAACTCATGTCGTGGCTGTTTGAAGCTGTTGACACCAACACTGCGGTTATCTTGAACCCTGCTGCATTCACGCACTATTCCTATGCACTTCGTGATGCTGCTGCCATGGTGACCAAAGCAGGTGTTCCTCTCATTGAGGTTCACATTTCAAACCCGCACTCTCGTGAAGAATTCCGACACAACAGCGTGATTTCGGCTGTTGCAACCGGTGTTATCGCAGGTTTTGGATTCGATTCGTATCGTTTAGCACTTGCTCAACTGACCAGATAG
- the efp gene encoding elongation factor P — MASTADIKNGIVLNIDGALWTIIEFQHVKPGKGGAFVRTKMKNLMTGKVVDKTYNAGTKIDITNVDRRDFQYLYNDGNEYVFMDKGNYEQLSVSEVVVGDAKNFMLENQDVQIALHEGTPLYVELPASVVLEITYTEPGLQGDRSTGGNKPATVETGFEIQVPLFLEIGTKVKVDTRDGSYQGRVND; from the coding sequence ATGGCTTCTACCGCTGATATCAAGAACGGCATCGTCCTCAACATTGATGGTGCACTCTGGACAATCATTGAATTCCAGCACGTCAAGCCAGGTAAGGGTGGAGCCTTCGTCCGCACCAAGATGAAGAACTTGATGACTGGCAAGGTCGTCGACAAGACATACAACGCAGGCACCAAGATCGACATCACCAACGTTGACCGTCGCGACTTCCAGTACCTCTACAACGACGGTAACGAATACGTCTTCATGGACAAGGGCAACTACGAGCAGCTTTCTGTCTCAGAGGTTGTTGTTGGTGATGCAAAGAACTTCATGCTGGAGAACCAGGATGTTCAGATTGCGCTCCACGAAGGAACTCCTCTCTACGTTGAGCTTCCTGCTTCGGTCGTACTAGAGATCACCTACACCGAGCCTGGCCTGCAGGGTGACCGCTCAACTGGTGGAAACAAGCCTGCAACCGTTGAGACCGGCTTCGAGATTCAGGTTCCTCTGTTCCTGGAAATCGGTACCAAGGTCAAGGTTGACACTCGCGATGGTTCTTACCAGGGTCGCGTAAACGACTAA
- the nusB gene encoding transcription antitermination factor NusB gives MSARTKARKRALDVLFSADVRDISITEALEAEAERAASEPDRAASWLYAREILDGVIDHSAEIDETIETYARGWSLERMPAVDRAIVRIAVWEILYNPEVPGAVAVDEAVEAAKTLSTEESSSYVNGLLATIASTAN, from the coding sequence ATGAGCGCACGTACTAAAGCACGTAAGCGTGCTCTCGATGTGTTGTTTTCCGCAGACGTCCGAGATATCTCTATTACTGAAGCCCTCGAGGCTGAAGCCGAACGGGCTGCTAGCGAACCTGATCGTGCAGCATCTTGGCTCTATGCTCGTGAAATTCTTGACGGCGTCATCGACCACAGTGCGGAAATCGATGAAACCATCGAAACCTATGCACGTGGCTGGTCGCTGGAGCGTATGCCAGCAGTAGATCGCGCCATTGTGCGTATTGCTGTGTGGGAAATCCTCTACAACCCCGAGGTTCCCGGTGCAGTCGCAGTAGATGAAGCTGTTGAAGCAGCGAAGACTCTTTCTACGGAAGAATCTTCGAGCTATGTAAATGGCTTGTTAGCTACTATCGCTTCCACCGCAAACTGA
- the pyrR gene encoding bifunctional pyr operon transcriptional regulator/uracil phosphoribosyltransferase PyrR — MTARNIMQATDMQRALTRIAHEILESNRGAQSLVLLGIPTRGVTLAHRLAAILESIVPGASVPVGSLDVTMYRDDLYQQPTRSTAPTEVPVSIDDATVVLVDDVLYSGRTVRAALDALTDLGRPKVVRLAVLADRGHRELPIRADFVGKNLPSAHGERINVRLVEHDGEDGVEIEEVVSA; from the coding sequence ATGACTGCACGAAACATCATGCAGGCGACTGACATGCAACGCGCACTGACGCGTATTGCTCACGAGATCCTCGAATCTAATCGAGGCGCACAGTCACTCGTCCTTCTCGGCATCCCTACTCGTGGTGTGACACTCGCTCATCGTCTAGCTGCGATTCTCGAATCCATCGTCCCTGGCGCTTCAGTGCCGGTTGGTTCTCTGGACGTCACGATGTATCGAGATGACCTCTACCAGCAGCCCACTCGCTCCACTGCGCCCACAGAAGTTCCTGTGAGCATTGATGACGCAACAGTAGTCCTGGTCGATGATGTTCTCTACAGCGGCCGCACAGTGCGCGCTGCTCTAGACGCTCTCACCGACCTCGGCCGACCCAAGGTTGTCCGCTTAGCTGTCTTGGCAGATCGTGGACACCGCGAACTGCCCATTCGTGCCGACTTCGTCGGTAAGAATCTTCCCTCTGCACATGGCGAACGCATCAATGTGCGCCTGGTCGAACACGACGGCGAAGATGGCGTAGAAATCGAAGAGGTGGTGAGTGCATGA
- a CDS encoding aspartate carbamoyltransferase catalytic subunit, with protein MKHLLSTRDVSREVAIQLLDIAEDMSAVNEREVKKLPALRGKTVVNLFFEDSTRTRISFEAAEKRLSADVINFAAKGSSVSKGESLKDTTQTLAAMGIDAVVIRHGASGAPQVLAQSGWIDAPVINAGDGTHEHPTQALLDAFTMRKRLHGAGSRGKGLDGVKVTIVGDILHSRVARSNVWLLQTLGAEIQLVAPPTLLPHAVNTWPVSVSYNLDEALAQSKPDVVMMLRIQQERMHDAFFPNEREYSNMWGLTQERFFSLLAKTMVMHPGPMNRGLEISSVAADSPQSTVLEQVANGVSVRMAALYMVLTGEREVTHD; from the coding sequence ATGAAGCACCTACTGAGCACCCGTGATGTCTCTCGCGAAGTAGCTATCCAGCTTCTCGATATTGCTGAGGACATGTCCGCCGTCAACGAGCGCGAGGTCAAAAAACTTCCTGCACTGCGCGGAAAAACGGTTGTGAATCTCTTTTTTGAAGATTCCACTCGCACACGCATCTCTTTCGAAGCAGCCGAGAAGCGCCTTTCTGCAGACGTCATCAACTTCGCCGCCAAGGGATCAAGTGTTTCCAAGGGTGAAAGCCTGAAGGACACCACTCAAACCCTGGCTGCCATGGGTATTGATGCAGTCGTCATTCGACACGGCGCATCAGGAGCTCCACAAGTTCTTGCTCAAAGTGGCTGGATTGATGCCCCCGTCATCAATGCAGGTGATGGCACACACGAACACCCCACCCAGGCGCTACTCGATGCCTTCACCATGCGTAAGCGTCTTCATGGTGCCGGTTCACGCGGTAAGGGTCTCGACGGCGTCAAAGTGACGATCGTCGGCGACATCCTGCACTCTCGCGTGGCACGGTCAAATGTCTGGCTGTTGCAAACGCTGGGAGCTGAAATTCAGCTCGTGGCTCCGCCCACCCTTTTGCCTCATGCAGTCAACACCTGGCCAGTTTCGGTGAGTTACAACCTCGACGAAGCCCTTGCTCAGAGCAAGCCTGACGTTGTCATGATGTTGCGTATTCAGCAGGAACGCATGCACGATGCGTTCTTCCCCAACGAGCGTGAATACTCAAATATGTGGGGACTCACACAGGAGCGATTCTTCTCGCTCCTTGCCAAAACAATGGTGATGCACCCAGGTCCCATGAACCGCGGTCTTGAAATCAGCTCGGTAGCAGCTGATTCACCACAATCAACAGTTCTTGAACAGGTTGCCAACGGAGTGTCCGTGCGCATGGCAGCGCTCTACATGGTTCTCACCGGTGAACGAGAGGTAACTCATGACTAA
- a CDS encoding dihydroorotase: protein MTNPDLLITGATLPDGNRADILVEGNRVSAVGQGLSSASATKIDADGLIALPGFVDLHTHLREPGYEQSETVLTGTQAAALGGFTSVFAMANTLPVADTAGVVEQVLRLGDEAGYATVRPIGAVTKGLEGLQLAELGAMANSRAAVRVFSDDGKCVFDPLIMRRALEYVKTFGGVIAQHAQEPRLTVDAQMNEGEVSARLGLAGWPAVAEESIIARDVLLAEHTGSRLHICHLSTAGSVDVIRWAKKRGINVTAEVTPHHLLLTDERAESYDARFKVNPPLRRAEDVMALREALADGTIDIVATDHAPHPVESKDCEWGAAAFGMVGLESALAVVQTTMVETGLIGWAEVARVMSEAPARIGGLATHGQKIEPGIQAELVLVDPSTRRNFGVEDLASLSHNTPYLGKELAGQVVSTIHQGYLTASDRHVVAAETVAAQAELVARG from the coding sequence ATGACTAATCCAGATCTACTCATCACCGGAGCGACCCTCCCAGATGGTAATCGTGCCGACATCCTTGTTGAAGGAAACCGTGTATCTGCTGTGGGTCAAGGTCTGAGCTCGGCTTCGGCGACCAAGATTGATGCTGATGGTCTGATTGCCCTTCCTGGTTTTGTTGATCTCCACACTCACCTGCGTGAGCCTGGATACGAGCAGTCAGAAACAGTGCTTACTGGTACACAAGCTGCAGCACTAGGTGGATTCACGTCCGTCTTTGCCATGGCCAACACACTTCCTGTTGCGGACACTGCAGGAGTCGTTGAACAGGTGCTTCGCCTGGGGGATGAGGCAGGTTATGCCACCGTCCGCCCTATCGGAGCAGTAACGAAGGGCTTGGAAGGGCTTCAGCTAGCTGAGCTCGGCGCGATGGCGAATTCACGAGCTGCTGTCCGCGTCTTCTCCGATGACGGAAAGTGTGTCTTCGATCCACTCATCATGCGACGTGCACTGGAGTATGTGAAAACGTTTGGCGGAGTTATTGCTCAGCACGCTCAGGAGCCCCGTCTCACCGTTGACGCACAGATGAATGAAGGCGAAGTTTCCGCCCGCCTCGGCTTGGCTGGATGGCCTGCAGTTGCAGAAGAATCCATCATCGCTCGCGATGTTCTCTTGGCTGAGCACACCGGTTCTCGTCTGCACATTTGTCACCTCTCTACGGCAGGTTCTGTCGATGTGATTCGTTGGGCAAAAAAACGTGGAATCAATGTCACCGCTGAAGTTACACCGCACCACCTGCTTCTCACCGACGAACGAGCTGAAAGCTATGACGCACGATTCAAGGTGAACCCTCCTCTGCGTCGTGCTGAAGACGTAATGGCTCTGCGTGAAGCACTTGCTGACGGCACCATCGACATCGTCGCTACTGACCATGCTCCACACCCTGTTGAGAGCAAGGATTGCGAATGGGGTGCTGCCGCTTTCGGCATGGTGGGTCTGGAATCTGCTCTGGCTGTTGTGCAAACAACGATGGTGGAAACCGGCCTTATCGGCTGGGCAGAGGTCGCTCGCGTGATGTCAGAAGCACCAGCACGAATTGGTGGTCTTGCGACACACGGTCAGAAGATTGAGCCAGGCATTCAGGCAGAACTTGTTTTGGTCGATCCATCTACTCGTCGAAACTTCGGTGTTGAAGACTTGGCCAGCTTGTCCCACAACACTCCCTACCTCGGAAAAGAGCTTGCAGGTCAGGTTGTTTCAACCATTCACCAGGGATACCTCACTGCGTCAGATCGACATGTCGTCGCTGCCGAGACAGTTGCTGCACAAGCAGAGCTGGTGGCACGTGGATAA
- the carA gene encoding glutamine-hydrolyzing carbamoyl-phosphate synthase small subunit, translating to MSLTTPNAVLVLEDGSRYEGRAYGAEGTTFGEIVFATGMSGYQETLTDPSYAGQIVLMTAPHIGNTGMNDKDMESRRIWVAGYAVRDASRIVSNFRAERSLDNDLDHEGIVGIQGIDTRAVTRHIRSKGSMRAGIFSGAAAAEPAEVQLSQVLEADQMAGKNLSAQVSTQEEYVVPAVGEKIGSVAILDLGVKTSTVNYIAERGFDAHVLPQTVTAEQILAMKPSALFFSNGPGDPAASDKHVELLSTVLKAGIPFFGICFGNQLLGRALGFSTYKLPFGHRGINQPVLDKATGRVEITSQNHGFAVDAPIDGVLESPAGFGRVEVSHYSLNDQVVEGLRCLDINAFSVQYHPEAASGPHDSNYLFDRFRDMVLASATTSGASN from the coding sequence GTGAGTCTCACGACCCCCAATGCCGTATTAGTCCTCGAAGACGGTTCACGTTATGAAGGACGTGCCTATGGCGCTGAAGGAACCACCTTTGGTGAGATCGTCTTTGCTACGGGTATGTCTGGTTACCAGGAGACACTGACTGACCCTTCGTATGCAGGTCAGATCGTGCTGATGACCGCGCCTCACATTGGCAACACGGGTATGAACGACAAGGACATGGAGTCACGTCGTATCTGGGTTGCCGGCTATGCCGTGCGCGACGCATCACGTATCGTCTCGAATTTCCGTGCTGAACGCAGTCTGGATAACGACCTTGACCACGAAGGCATCGTGGGTATTCAAGGCATCGATACCCGCGCTGTCACGCGTCACATCCGCTCAAAGGGTTCCATGCGAGCAGGTATCTTCTCGGGCGCTGCTGCTGCAGAACCTGCAGAAGTTCAGCTTTCACAGGTCCTCGAAGCTGACCAGATGGCTGGAAAGAACCTTTCTGCCCAGGTCTCGACTCAGGAAGAATATGTCGTTCCTGCGGTGGGGGAGAAGATCGGTTCTGTCGCAATCCTTGACCTCGGTGTGAAGACTTCCACGGTCAACTACATTGCAGAGCGCGGATTCGATGCACATGTCCTGCCACAGACAGTGACGGCTGAACAGATTCTTGCCATGAAGCCATCAGCGTTGTTCTTCTCCAACGGTCCTGGTGACCCTGCAGCCAGTGACAAGCATGTGGAGCTTCTGAGCACCGTCCTCAAAGCTGGAATCCCGTTCTTTGGTATCTGCTTCGGTAACCAGTTGTTAGGTCGTGCGCTGGGCTTCTCAACCTACAAGCTTCCCTTCGGTCACCGCGGTATCAACCAGCCTGTACTGGACAAGGCAACAGGTCGGGTTGAAATCACCAGCCAGAACCACGGGTTCGCTGTGGATGCTCCCATTGACGGGGTGCTTGAATCTCCAGCGGGATTCGGCCGCGTTGAGGTAAGCCATTACAGCTTGAACGACCAGGTCGTTGAAGGCCTACGTTGCCTTGATATCAATGCATTCTCTGTCCAGTACCACCCAGAAGCTGCGTCGGGACCACACGACAGCAACTATCTCTTTGACCGTTTCCGCGACATGGTCCTCGCATCCGCTACTACCTCGGGAGCATCGAACTAA
- the carB gene encoding carbamoyl-phosphate synthase large subunit: protein MPRRPDIKSVLVIGSGPIVIGQACEFDYSGTQACRVLREEGIRVILVNSNPATIMTDPDFADATYVEPITPEVIEAIIIKEKPDAILPTLGGQTALNAAISLHENGALERHGVELIGAKVEAIRKGEDRQIFKDLVLASGADVAKSYIAHTLEECIEAAKDLGYPLVVRPSFTMGGLGSGFAYNEEDLIRIAGDGIHSSPTSEVLLEESILGWKEYELELMRDTADNTVVVCSIENVDPVGVHTGDSITVAPALTLTDREYQNLRDIGIEIIRLVGVDTGGCNIQFAIDPKDGRVIVIEMNPRVSRSSALASKATGFPIAKIAAKLAIGYRLDEIPNDITKVTPASFEPTLDYVVVKVPRFAFEKFPAADATLTTTMKSVGEAMAIGRNYATALQKALRSLEKRGSSFHWGEETRSVDELLTISKVPTDGRIVTVQQALRKGATLEQVFDATKIDPWFIDQIVLINEVAAEVQAAPALDASVIRYAKDFGFSDAQIAELRGLSEQEVRNQRYALDIRPVFKTVDTCAGEFPALTPYHYSSYDLETEVMPSDRKKVVILGSGPNRIGQGVEFDYSCVHASFALSDAGYETIMINCNPETVSTDYDTSDRLYFEPLTLEDVLEVIHAESKSGELVGVVVQLGGQTALGLAKGLKAAGVPILGTTPEAIDLAEERGEFSRILDAANLLAPRNGTATDVEGAVKVAEEIGYPVLVRPSYVLGGRGMEIVFDTVTLRDYFVRIDGQAIVGPDSPLLVDRFLDDAIEIDVDALYDGEQLYVGGVMEHIEEAGVHSGDSACTLPPISLGKKDVDRVREATLAIAKGIGVKGLLNVQFAIGAGVLYVLEANPRASRTVPFVSKALGIPLAKAASRIMVGESIRDLIAEGLLPVQDGSVVPMDAPIAVKEAVLPFKRFRTPAGKVVDSLLGPEMRSTGEVMGMDVNFPIAFAKAQAGAYGGLPSSGTVFISVADRDKRNIILPALRFSQLGFNIVATEGTAEILQRNGIPATIIGKVSAKLGDDTIVELINRNEVDIVINTPSGSAARADGYEIRASAIAADKPLFTNMAQVSAAVASIDTIREGFDVCSLQEYAIKRREALAKV from the coding sequence ATGCCACGTCGTCCAGACATCAAATCAGTCCTCGTTATTGGCTCCGGTCCGATTGTGATCGGTCAGGCTTGTGAGTTTGACTATTCAGGAACTCAGGCCTGCCGAGTGCTTCGTGAAGAGGGTATTCGAGTGATTCTCGTGAACTCAAACCCCGCCACCATCATGACCGACCCTGACTTCGCTGATGCGACTTATGTTGAGCCCATCACTCCTGAGGTGATTGAAGCAATCATCATCAAGGAAAAGCCAGACGCAATTCTGCCCACCCTTGGTGGTCAGACAGCCCTTAACGCTGCCATTTCACTGCACGAGAACGGTGCTCTAGAGCGTCACGGTGTTGAGCTCATCGGAGCCAAGGTTGAAGCCATCCGTAAGGGTGAAGACCGCCAGATCTTCAAGGATCTCGTTCTTGCTTCGGGTGCTGATGTGGCCAAGTCCTACATCGCACACACACTCGAAGAGTGCATCGAAGCTGCCAAGGATCTGGGATACCCGCTCGTTGTCCGTCCGTCCTTCACCATGGGTGGCTTGGGCTCAGGTTTTGCCTATAACGAAGAAGATCTCATTCGTATCGCTGGCGACGGAATCCACTCCAGCCCCACCAGTGAAGTTCTCCTTGAAGAGAGCATCTTGGGATGGAAGGAATACGAACTCGAGCTCATGCGCGACACCGCCGACAACACCGTTGTCGTCTGTTCCATCGAAAACGTAGACCCTGTAGGTGTTCACACCGGTGACTCCATCACTGTGGCACCCGCGCTCACGCTGACTGACCGCGAGTACCAGAACCTGCGTGACATCGGTATTGAAATCATTCGTCTCGTTGGCGTAGACACGGGTGGATGTAACATCCAGTTCGCCATCGATCCTAAGGATGGCCGTGTCATCGTGATCGAGATGAACCCACGTGTTTCTCGCTCATCTGCACTGGCTTCCAAGGCAACTGGATTCCCTATTGCCAAGATTGCAGCCAAGTTGGCAATTGGATATCGCCTCGATGAGATCCCTAATGACATCACCAAGGTGACTCCCGCCTCCTTCGAGCCCACCCTCGACTATGTCGTGGTCAAGGTTCCACGCTTTGCTTTCGAGAAGTTCCCTGCAGCAGATGCAACATTGACCACCACCATGAAATCTGTTGGTGAAGCTATGGCTATTGGCCGAAACTATGCCACGGCGCTTCAAAAGGCTTTACGTTCACTCGAGAAGCGTGGAAGCTCATTCCACTGGGGTGAGGAAACCCGTTCTGTTGACGAACTGCTCACCATCTCCAAGGTTCCCACAGACGGTCGTATTGTCACCGTTCAGCAGGCACTTCGTAAGGGTGCAACGCTGGAGCAGGTCTTTGACGCCACCAAGATTGACCCCTGGTTCATTGACCAAATTGTCCTGATCAACGAGGTTGCTGCTGAAGTTCAGGCAGCGCCAGCTCTTGACGCATCCGTCATCCGCTATGCCAAGGACTTTGGTTTCTCGGATGCCCAAATCGCAGAGCTGCGCGGCCTGAGCGAGCAAGAGGTTCGTAACCAGCGTTACGCCCTCGATATTCGCCCTGTATTCAAGACTGTTGATACCTGTGCGGGTGAATTCCCGGCTCTCACCCCGTATCACTACTCAAGTTATGACCTTGAGACAGAGGTCATGCCCAGCGATCGCAAGAAGGTCGTTATTCTCGGCTCTGGTCCGAACCGTATTGGTCAGGGTGTCGAGTTCGATTATTCCTGTGTTCACGCCTCGTTTGCACTCTCAGATGCTGGTTACGAAACCATTATGATCAACTGCAACCCTGAGACTGTTTCGACGGACTATGACACCAGTGATCGTCTCTACTTCGAGCCCCTAACTTTGGAAGATGTTCTCGAGGTTATTCATGCCGAGAGCAAGTCAGGTGAACTCGTCGGAGTTGTTGTTCAGCTCGGTGGTCAAACTGCTCTGGGCCTCGCTAAGGGCCTCAAAGCTGCCGGAGTTCCTATCTTGGGTACGACTCCAGAAGCCATCGACCTTGCCGAAGAACGTGGCGAATTCAGCCGTATCTTGGACGCAGCAAACCTGCTGGCTCCTCGCAATGGAACCGCAACGGATGTTGAGGGTGCGGTGAAGGTTGCAGAAGAGATCGGATATCCCGTTCTCGTTCGTCCTTCCTATGTGCTCGGTGGTCGCGGTATGGAGATTGTCTTCGACACCGTCACTTTGCGCGACTACTTCGTGCGCATTGATGGTCAGGCCATTGTCGGTCCAGATTCGCCACTGTTGGTGGATCGCTTCCTGGATGACGCGATTGAAATTGACGTGGATGCTCTTTACGACGGAGAACAGCTCTACGTCGGTGGCGTGATGGAGCACATCGAAGAGGCAGGTGTTCACTCTGGTGACTCTGCTTGTACTCTTCCGCCCATTTCGCTGGGTAAGAAAGATGTTGACCGTGTTCGTGAAGCAACCTTGGCTATCGCCAAGGGAATCGGCGTCAAGGGTCTACTCAACGTTCAGTTCGCCATTGGTGCAGGAGTTCTTTATGTACTCGAAGCCAACCCACGTGCTTCTCGTACCGTTCCTTTCGTCTCTAAAGCTCTCGGTATTCCTCTTGCTAAGGCAGCGAGCCGCATCATGGTGGGGGAGAGCATTCGTGATTTGATCGCTGAAGGCCTCCTCCCTGTTCAGGATGGTTCTGTTGTGCCCATGGATGCGCCTATCGCTGTGAAGGAAGCAGTGCTTCCCTTCAAGCGATTCCGCACTCCTGCGGGCAAGGTAGTGGACTCGCTCCTCGGCCCTGAAATGCGCTCAACCGGTGAAGTCATGGGTATGGACGTGAACTTCCCCATTGCCTTCGCAAAGGCTCAGGCTGGTGCATATGGTGGCTTGCCTTCATCGGGAACCGTGTTTATCTCGGTTGCAGACCGCGACAAGCGCAACATCATCTTGCCTGCGCTGCGTTTCTCACAACTGGGCTTCAACATTGTTGCTACCGAGGGCACTGCAGAGATTCTGCAGCGCAACGGCATTCCCGCAACAATCATTGGCAAGGTCAGCGCCAAGCTTGGGGATGACACCATTGTGGAACTCATCAACCGCAACGAGGTCGATATCGTCATCAATACTCCAAGTGGTTCAGCTGCGCGTGCTGATGGTTACGAGATTCGTGCCTCAGCTATCGCTGCCGATAAGCCACTCTTTACCAACATGGCTCAGGTCAGTGCAGCTGTTGCATCTATCGACACAATCCGCGAAGGTTTTGATGTGTGCAGTTTGCAGGAATATGCCATCAAGCGTCGTGAGGCTCTGGCCAAAGTATGA
- the pyrF gene encoding orotidine-5'-phosphate decarboxylase yields MSEVGFGDHLQAAFQQFGHLCVGIDPHPFLLNEWEFDDTSVSLREFSLRVIDACVGQVGIIKPQVAFYERHGAKGMEALEYIIRRAREAGLLVISDCKRGDIGSTMEAYAQAWLTPGWNLESDAITVSPYLGSGALSQTVDYALSHNKGVFILAATSNPEAALLQTAQITQGIHQGKTIAAAMLSDVARWATEATPQNSVGAVLGATLDLPSLGIQPDDYPALPVLAPGFGFQGARVEDAQRLFGNLSTNLIVSETRSVLSAGRDGVVESVTRRAGEVASALA; encoded by the coding sequence ATGAGTGAAGTAGGGTTCGGAGATCATCTCCAAGCTGCCTTCCAGCAGTTTGGGCACTTGTGTGTGGGAATTGACCCACACCCGTTCCTGCTCAACGAGTGGGAGTTTGACGACACCTCTGTGAGCCTGCGTGAATTCTCACTGCGCGTCATTGATGCGTGTGTGGGCCAAGTCGGCATCATCAAGCCACAGGTTGCCTTCTATGAACGCCACGGTGCCAAAGGTATGGAAGCACTCGAATACATCATTCGACGTGCACGTGAAGCAGGTTTATTAGTGATCTCCGACTGCAAGCGCGGAGACATTGGCAGCACCATGGAGGCTTATGCGCAGGCTTGGCTGACTCCCGGATGGAATCTGGAATCTGATGCCATTACGGTCAGCCCATACTTGGGCTCAGGTGCACTTTCTCAGACAGTTGACTATGCCCTCTCACACAACAAGGGTGTCTTCATTCTTGCTGCGACCAGTAACCCGGAAGCTGCGCTTCTGCAGACTGCGCAAATAACTCAGGGAATTCATCAGGGTAAGACCATCGCGGCAGCCATGTTGAGTGACGTTGCTAGGTGGGCAACTGAAGCCACACCCCAGAACTCTGTTGGTGCAGTGCTTGGCGCAACTCTCGACCTGCCTAGCTTGGGTATCCAGCCAGATGACTACCCAGCACTTCCCGTGCTTGCTCCAGGTTTCGGCTTCCAGGGCGCTCGTGTGGAAGATGCACAACGCTTGTTCGGGAACCTTTCGACAAACTTGATTGTGTCGGAAACGAGAAGTGTCCTCTCAGCTGGGCGTGACGGCGTTGTTGAATCCGTCACACGTCGTGCAGGAGAGGTCGCATCCGCCCTTGCCTAA